In one window of Marinitoga hydrogenitolerans DSM 16785 DNA:
- a CDS encoding alpha-amylase produces the protein MKRFFLNVLVIISLTLLLLTGCVKQVDGNSGEITASTIVVKGEWTQAYFRGTPNNWGTTLMQKVAPNTWEIIITFNNGDGYGAPRFKIDHYGDWSESYPATDYEVQPYTTYKITFYDDTHYIDVKKYTSPINGVILQAFQWYLPEYDENTQRGLWVELSEKIPDLASMGITALWLPPAYKGQAGKSDVGYGVYDMYDLGEFNQKGSIATKYGTKDQYLNVINSAHLYNMQIYADVVFNHRMGADATEWVNAYKVSWNDRNYVLENKDIKAWTVFDFPGRANKYSDFKWRWYHFDGVDWDENTHESAIFRFNSTGKAWDWEVDTENANYDYLMGADLDMEHPDVIQELKNWGKWYVDFTNVDGFRLDAVKHIKFDFFNDWLDYMRNTTGKELFTVGEYWSTDINKLNNYISKTGSRMSLFDVPLHQHFHDASNASGYYDMRNIFNGTLVQSNPVKAVTFVENHDTQPGQSLYSSVQDWFKPLAYAMILLRKDGYPCVFYGDMYGAPGITAQYDVIKKLIEARKIYAYGDQYDYLDHWDIIGWTRLGDQNHPKAMAVILTDGPGGSKWMYVGKKNAKFIDYLGNRTDVIWSNSDGWAEFKVNGGSVSVWVEQ, from the coding sequence GTGAAGCGTTTTTTTTTGAATGTTTTAGTTATTATCTCATTGACTTTATTATTATTAACAGGGTGTGTAAAACAAGTTGATGGAAATTCTGGAGAAATTACTGCTTCTACTATTGTTGTTAAAGGAGAATGGACACAAGCGTATTTCAGAGGAACTCCAAACAATTGGGGAACAACATTAATGCAAAAAGTTGCGCCAAACACATGGGAGATTATAATTACATTTAATAATGGTGATGGATACGGGGCTCCACGATTCAAAATAGATCATTATGGCGATTGGAGCGAAAGCTATCCTGCAACAGATTATGAAGTTCAGCCATATACTACATATAAGATAACCTTTTATGATGATACACATTATATAGATGTAAAAAAATATACAAGTCCCATAAATGGAGTAATATTACAGGCTTTTCAATGGTATTTGCCAGAATATGATGAAAATACACAAAGAGGGTTATGGGTAGAACTTTCTGAGAAAATACCGGATCTGGCATCTATGGGAATAACAGCATTATGGTTACCACCTGCTTATAAAGGTCAGGCCGGTAAAAGTGATGTGGGATATGGAGTATATGATATGTATGATCTTGGAGAGTTCAATCAAAAGGGAAGTATTGCAACAAAATATGGAACCAAAGATCAATATTTAAATGTTATAAATTCGGCACATTTGTATAATATGCAGATTTATGCTGATGTAGTATTTAATCATAGAATGGGAGCAGATGCCACAGAATGGGTTAATGCATATAAAGTTTCCTGGAATGATAGAAATTATGTTCTTGAAAATAAAGACATAAAGGCTTGGACCGTTTTCGATTTTCCTGGAAGAGCAAATAAATATTCTGATTTCAAATGGAGATGGTATCATTTTGATGGAGTGGATTGGGATGAAAATACTCACGAAAGTGCAATTTTTCGATTTAATAGTACAGGAAAAGCATGGGATTGGGAAGTTGATACTGAAAATGCAAATTATGATTATTTAATGGGTGCAGACTTAGATATGGAACATCCAGATGTTATTCAAGAACTAAAAAATTGGGGAAAATGGTATGTTGATTTTACAAATGTTGATGGATTTAGGCTGGATGCAGTAAAGCATATAAAGTTTGATTTTTTCAATGACTGGTTGGATTATATGAGGAATACAACAGGAAAAGAATTATTTACAGTTGGGGAATATTGGAGTACAGATATAAATAAATTAAATAATTATATTTCAAAAACTGGAAGTAGAATGTCTTTATTCGATGTGCCTTTGCATCAGCATTTTCATGATGCTTCAAATGCAAGTGGATATTATGATATGAGAAATATATTTAATGGAACACTTGTACAATCTAATCCTGTAAAAGCAGTAACGTTTGTAGAAAATCATGATACTCAACCTGGTCAATCGTTATATTCTTCAGTTCAAGACTGGTTTAAACCATTAGCATATGCGATGATATTGTTAAGAAAAGATGGATATCCATGTGTTTTTTACGGAGATATGTACGGAGCTCCCGGAATAACAGCACAATATGACGTTATAAAAAAGCTTATTGAAGCAAGAAAGATATATGCATATGGTGATCAATACGATTATTTAGATCATTGGGATATAATTGGATGGACAAGATTAGGAGATCAAAATCATCCAAAAGCTATGGCTGTAATATTAACAGATGGTCCTGGTGGAAGTAAATGGATGTATGTTGGAAAAAAGAATGCAAAATTTATTGATTATTTAGGAAATAGAACAGATGTTATATGGTCAAATTCAGATGGTTGGGCAGAATTTAAGGTAAATGGTGGTTCTGTTTCAGTATGGGTAGAACAATAA
- the pyk gene encoding pyruvate kinase, giving the protein MRKTKIVATIGPVTESEEMIRELIKAGADVLRLNTSHENPEVHQRRIETIKKVRKEFDKPIAILLDLAGPKIRTGKFNKDEVTLQEGQEFILTTEDVIGDETKVSINYKGLPKDVKPGDLILVNDGKLKLEVIESDDLNIKTRVINTSTITHRRGINAPGADIKIPALTEKDKKYIEFGIENEVDYFALSFVRKPEDVIEMREILKSLNALDAQIISKIETKQAIDNDLEKIIELSDGVMVARGDLGVEVEAEKIPVLQKKIISIANKKSKPVITATQMLETMIENPVPTRAETTDIANAILDGTDAVMLSGETSIGKYPLEVVKVMDRVARETEPYLNHYGAWYFDFDDDDSTTNAISKAANEIAISAGIKTIVAVTDKGDTARAVSRYRENVNIIAVTHSEKTYNRLALVWGVKPMIVNEFVSTDTMLYIVKQTLKNEGLVQSGEKIIFTAGIPYGFSSKTNFLHIAEIK; this is encoded by the coding sequence ATGAGAAAAACAAAAATTGTTGCTACCATTGGTCCTGTAACAGAATCAGAAGAAATGATAAGAGAATTAATTAAAGCTGGAGCAGATGTTTTGAGATTAAACACTTCTCATGAAAATCCAGAAGTTCACCAAAGAAGGATCGAAACAATAAAAAAGGTGAGAAAAGAATTTGACAAACCCATTGCTATATTGCTGGATTTAGCTGGGCCAAAAATAAGAACAGGCAAATTCAACAAAGATGAAGTTACATTACAAGAAGGTCAAGAATTTATTTTGACTACAGAAGATGTTATTGGTGATGAAACAAAAGTTTCAATTAATTATAAAGGATTACCAAAAGATGTAAAACCTGGAGATTTAATACTTGTTAATGATGGGAAATTAAAATTAGAAGTTATTGAATCTGATGATTTAAATATTAAAACCAGAGTTATAAACACTTCTACTATTACACATAGAAGAGGTATAAATGCTCCTGGAGCTGATATTAAAATTCCTGCTTTAACTGAAAAAGATAAAAAATACATTGAATTTGGTATTGAAAATGAAGTTGATTATTTTGCTTTATCTTTTGTAAGAAAACCAGAAGATGTTATTGAAATGCGCGAAATTTTAAAATCGTTAAATGCTTTAGATGCTCAGATTATTAGTAAAATAGAAACCAAACAAGCCATTGATAATGATCTTGAGAAAATTATCGAATTGTCTGATGGAGTAATGGTTGCTAGAGGAGATTTAGGTGTTGAGGTTGAGGCTGAAAAAATACCCGTATTACAGAAAAAAATTATTAGTATTGCTAATAAAAAATCAAAACCTGTTATTACTGCAACTCAAATGCTTGAAACTATGATAGAAAATCCTGTACCAACAAGAGCTGAAACTACAGATATTGCAAATGCTATTTTAGATGGAACTGATGCAGTTATGTTATCTGGAGAAACATCTATAGGAAAATATCCTCTAGAAGTTGTAAAAGTCATGGATAGAGTTGCAAGAGAAACAGAACCATACCTTAATCACTATGGTGCATGGTATTTCGATTTTGATGATGACGATTCAACCACAAACGCTATATCAAAAGCCGCAAATGAAATCGCTATTTCTGCTGGAATTAAAACTATTGTTGCAGTTACAGATAAAGGTGATACTGCAAGAGCTGTTTCCAGATATAGAGAAAATGTTAATATTATAGCTGTGACTCACTCTGAAAAAACTTATAACAGATTAGCACTTGTGTGGGGCGTAAAACCTATGATTGTTAATGAATTTGTAAGTACTGATACAATGCTCTACATAGTAAAACAAACATTAAAAAATGAAGGATTAGTTCAATCAGGGGAAAAAATCATTTTCACTGCGGGTATTCCATATGGATTTTCCAGTAAAACTAATTTCTTACATATTGCAGAAATAAAATAA
- the gcvT gene encoding glycine cleavage system aminomethyltransferase GcvT: protein MGNLKRTPLFEEHVRLGAKMVPFGGWEMPVWYSSLKEEHNAVRNNVGIFDVSHMGEIDIKGKEAAKFVNYLITNNVEKIKHGEIVYSPMLNENGGIIDDLLAYKYSDTHVLLVVNASNIEKDYNWILKQSEKFEVNVTNISDETAQIAVQGPKAEEMLQEISGVDLKEISYYNFTEGRINGIKCLISRTGYTGEDGFEIYLDKEAAVPMWRKLIELLSKYDGKPAGLGARDTLRLEATYLLYGNDMTDEITPFEAGLKWAVDMEKDFIGKETLLKEKEVGIRRRLKGIEMLEKGIPRHGYKIFVENEEVGFITSGTMSPTLEKPIALAMLNKPYYKKDTEIEVEIRGKRVKAKVIKTPFYRGSVKNRK from the coding sequence ATGGGAAATTTAAAAAGGACACCGCTTTTTGAAGAACATGTAAGATTAGGAGCGAAAATGGTTCCATTTGGTGGTTGGGAAATGCCTGTATGGTATTCTTCTTTAAAAGAAGAACATAATGCTGTAAGAAATAATGTAGGAATATTTGATGTGTCTCATATGGGAGAAATTGATATTAAAGGAAAAGAAGCAGCAAAATTTGTAAATTATCTAATAACAAATAATGTTGAAAAAATTAAACATGGTGAGATAGTTTATTCGCCAATGTTAAATGAAAATGGTGGTATAATCGATGATTTATTAGCTTATAAATATTCAGACACACATGTTTTATTAGTTGTAAATGCTTCAAATATTGAAAAAGATTATAATTGGATATTAAAACAGTCAGAAAAATTCGAAGTTAATGTAACAAATATTTCAGACGAAACAGCACAAATTGCTGTTCAAGGTCCAAAAGCTGAAGAAATGTTACAAGAAATATCAGGGGTTGATTTGAAAGAAATTTCATATTATAATTTCACTGAAGGAAGAATTAATGGAATAAAATGTTTAATTTCAAGAACTGGCTATACAGGTGAAGACGGTTTTGAAATTTACTTGGATAAAGAAGCTGCGGTTCCCATGTGGAGAAAATTAATAGAATTGTTGTCTAAATATGATGGTAAACCGGCAGGATTAGGTGCGAGGGATACATTAAGATTGGAAGCTACCTATTTATTATATGGAAATGATATGACAGATGAAATTACCCCTTTTGAAGCAGGACTCAAATGGGCAGTTGATATGGAAAAAGATTTCATTGGTAAAGAAACATTATTAAAAGAAAAAGAAGTTGGAATTAGAAGAAGATTAAAGGGCATAGAAATGTTAGAAAAAGGTATACCAAGACATGGTTACAAAATTTTTGTTGAAAATGAAGAAGTAGGATTTATTACAAGTGGAACAATGTCTCCAACATTGGAGAAGCCGATAGCCTTGGCTATGTTAAATAAGCCATATTATAAAAAAGATACAGAAATAGAAGTAGAAATTAGAGGTAAAAGAGTGAAAGCAAAAGTAATAAAAACACCATTTTATAGAGGTAGTGTAAAAAACAGAAAATAA
- a CDS encoding heavy metal translocating P-type ATPase encodes MNEKTEKKINFRVVGMTCATCARTVEKALKNVEGIKFSAVNLATETAFIVSEDEISFEKLKEAVQKVGYDISTDMSQDLEKKRYQEAKKNLILALLVTIPISIMMLIHMIWKEIPGFSVMEVIAGGYVIFYTGKKTIKGAWIALSHFHTNMDTLILFGSVTSWITALLNSFGFPIASFGTIGAMIMAFHITGRFIESHLRDKAAKEIKSLMNMQAKEARVLIDNEELLMPINAIKKDFVVLVKPGERIPIDGEIIEGNSSIDESMITGESIPVERTVEEKVIGGSLNLTSPLKIKVTNVGEDTFLSQMIKLIQEVQGAKVPIQALADRITLWFVPIVMFLAIISGLIWYFNFENLQPFMQNMRSIFPWILNTTDPLSFSVFVFVATIVIACPCALGLATPMALVAGTGEAAKKGLIIRNAEAIQTSKDVKVVIMDKTGTITQGKPQVIEHSIPEEKIKIIASIENMSNHPLAKAISELSKEKINIENIEEIAGKGVKGSYNNNEYFIGKPKNKYDKLNEKGYTVVEVYENNNFLGYIAIADKIREDSKKAIEEFKKMGIIPVMATGDNEKTAKAVAKEVGIEEVLAGIKPEDKLNVVRNYQAKGYKTLMVGDGMNDAAALKGADIGVAIGSGTDLAIDNADVIIVKGGVSKIVDTVEISRKTFSVIKSNLFWAFFYNVIAIPAAMSGLLHPAIAEAAMAFSSITVVLNSLRIKEDKKL; translated from the coding sequence ATGAACGAGAAAACAGAAAAAAAGATAAATTTTAGAGTTGTTGGTATGACATGTGCTACATGTGCTAGAACTGTTGAAAAAGCATTGAAAAATGTTGAGGGTATAAAATTTTCTGCTGTTAACTTAGCTACAGAAACGGCATTTATTGTTTCTGAAGATGAAATATCATTTGAAAAATTAAAAGAAGCTGTTCAAAAAGTTGGCTATGACATTTCTACAGATATGAGTCAAGACTTAGAGAAAAAAAGATATCAAGAAGCAAAGAAAAATCTAATTTTGGCTTTACTTGTAACTATTCCAATTTCAATTATGATGTTAATTCATATGATCTGGAAGGAAATCCCCGGATTTTCTGTTATGGAAGTTATTGCAGGAGGATATGTAATATTCTATACAGGTAAAAAAACAATAAAAGGTGCCTGGATTGCATTAAGCCATTTTCATACAAATATGGATACTTTAATTCTTTTTGGTTCAGTAACTTCATGGATAACAGCATTACTTAATTCATTTGGTTTTCCAATTGCATCCTTTGGAACAATAGGAGCAATGATAATGGCTTTTCATATTACAGGTAGATTTATTGAATCTCATTTGCGAGATAAAGCCGCAAAAGAGATAAAATCATTGATGAACATGCAAGCTAAAGAGGCCAGGGTTTTAATAGATAATGAAGAATTATTAATGCCAATAAATGCAATTAAAAAAGACTTTGTAGTTTTAGTAAAACCTGGTGAGAGGATTCCTATTGATGGGGAAATTATTGAAGGAAATTCTTCAATTGACGAATCAATGATAACAGGTGAATCTATACCAGTAGAAAGAACTGTTGAAGAAAAAGTAATTGGTGGATCCTTAAATTTAACAAGTCCTTTAAAAATAAAGGTCACAAATGTGGGAGAAGATACATTTTTATCTCAAATGATTAAATTAATACAAGAAGTTCAAGGAGCAAAAGTTCCAATTCAAGCATTGGCAGATAGAATTACATTATGGTTTGTTCCAATAGTAATGTTTTTAGCAATAATAAGTGGATTAATCTGGTATTTTAACTTTGAAAACCTTCAACCATTTATGCAAAACATGAGAAGTATTTTCCCATGGATATTAAATACAACAGATCCTCTTTCATTTTCTGTTTTTGTTTTTGTTGCAACTATAGTTATAGCGTGTCCATGTGCTCTTGGGTTAGCTACACCAATGGCATTGGTTGCCGGTACAGGTGAAGCTGCTAAAAAAGGACTTATAATTAGAAATGCTGAAGCTATTCAAACCTCAAAAGATGTAAAAGTGGTTATAATGGATAAAACAGGAACAATAACTCAAGGTAAACCTCAAGTTATTGAACATAGTATTCCGGAAGAAAAAATAAAAATTATTGCTTCTATAGAAAATATGTCTAATCATCCATTAGCAAAAGCAATTTCTGAGTTATCTAAAGAGAAGATAAATATAGAAAACATTGAAGAAATAGCGGGAAAAGGTGTAAAAGGTTCATATAACAATAATGAATATTTCATTGGTAAACCAAAAAATAAATATGATAAATTAAATGAAAAAGGTTATACTGTAGTTGAAGTTTATGAAAATAATAATTTTTTAGGATATATTGCTATTGCTGATAAGATAAGAGAAGATTCAAAAAAAGCTATAGAAGAATTTAAGAAAATGGGAATTATTCCCGTTATGGCTACAGGAGATAATGAAAAAACTGCAAAAGCTGTTGCAAAAGAAGTAGGAATCGAAGAAGTTTTAGCAGGTATAAAACCAGAAGATAAATTAAATGTTGTTAGAAATTATCAGGCAAAGGGATATAAGACACTTATGGTAGGAGATGGTATGAACGATGCTGCAGCATTAAAAGGTGCAGATATAGGTGTTGCTATAGGAAGTGGAACAGATTTGGCAATTGATAATGCTGATGTGATTATAGTAAAAGGCGGTGTTTCGAAAATAGTTGATACAGTAGAAATTTCAAGAAAAACATTCTCAGTAATAAAATCGAATTTATTCTGGGCATTTTTCTATAATGTAATTGCTATTCCCGCTGCAATGTCCGGATTATTGCATCCTGCAATTGCAGAAGCAGCAATGGCATTCAGTTCTATAACTGTTGTTTTAAATTCACTAAGGATAAAAGAAGATAAAAAACTATGA
- a CDS encoding heavy-metal-associated domain-containing protein, which produces MKTVLLVPDMSCNHCVMRITNSLKEINIPEFEVKLDEKKVYIESSSCDIELVLRKLEEIDYPAEIVME; this is translated from the coding sequence ATGAAAACTGTGCTTTTAGTACCAGATATGTCATGTAATCACTGTGTAATGAGAATAACAAATTCATTGAAAGAAATTAATATTCCTGAATTTGAAGTAAAATTGGATGAAAAAAAAGTGTATATAGAATCATCAAGTTGTGATATAGAATTAGTATTGAGAAAACTTGAAGAAATAGATTATCCTGCTGAAATAGTTATGGAATAA
- the pfkA gene encoding 6-phosphofructokinase: protein MKKIGIITSGGDAPGMNAAVRAVTRTAASKNIEVIGFYKGYAGILDKDFVELSYSSVGGIMEKGGTILRTARVPEFKNPEIRAEAARNLKDLKVDGLVVIGGEGSLTGAKLLFEEHNIPVIGIPASIDNDIPDTDMAIGVDTCLNTAVDAMQKLKDTASSHERAFIVEVMGRGSGYIALMSGLSVGAEAVIIPEVPVDYNELTDRIWQERKRGKINCIVVVAEGAASAYSVARHFENKIGYETRITILGHIQRGGSPTAFDRILASRMGYSAVNFLLEGKFGTMVALEKGQTVTVPLEKVLSEKKVLDPKLIDLVNTLS from the coding sequence ATTAAAAAAATTGGAATTATTACCAGCGGTGGAGATGCTCCTGGGATGAATGCTGCTGTAAGAGCCGTAACACGAACTGCCGCATCAAAAAATATAGAAGTTATAGGCTTTTACAAAGGATATGCTGGAATTTTAGATAAAGATTTTGTCGAATTAAGTTATTCATCTGTTGGTGGAATTATGGAAAAAGGTGGCACTATTTTAAGAACTGCAAGAGTCCCTGAATTTAAAAATCCAGAAATTAGAGCTGAAGCTGCAAGAAATTTAAAGGATTTAAAAGTTGATGGTTTGGTTGTTATAGGTGGTGAAGGTAGTTTAACAGGTGCTAAACTATTATTTGAAGAACATAATATTCCTGTTATTGGTATTCCAGCCTCCATAGACAACGATATTCCTGATACAGATATGGCAATAGGTGTTGATACATGTTTGAATACTGCTGTGGATGCTATGCAAAAATTAAAAGATACTGCATCTTCTCATGAAAGAGCTTTTATAGTTGAAGTTATGGGAAGGGGTTCTGGATATATTGCTTTAATGTCTGGTTTATCTGTCGGCGCTGAAGCTGTTATAATTCCAGAAGTTCCTGTTGATTATAATGAATTAACAGATCGAATTTGGCAAGAAAGAAAACGGGGAAAAATAAATTGTATTGTTGTTGTCGCTGAAGGAGCTGCCAGTGCTTATTCTGTAGCACGACATTTTGAAAATAAAATAGGTTATGAAACAAGAATAACCATTTTAGGTCATATACAAAGAGGGGGTTCTCCAACCGCATTTGATAGAATATTAGCTTCAAGAATGGGATATTCTGCAGTAAACTTTCTTTTAGAAGGAAAATTTGGAACTATGGTTGCTTTAGAAAAAGGCCAAACAGTTACTGTTCCACTTGAAAAAGTCTTAAGCGAAAAAAAGGTTTTAGATCCTAAATTAATAGACTTAGTAAACACATTATCTTAA
- a CDS encoding putative signal transducing protein: MWKLLKSHINDFEAQIIKQLLESEGVNVLVKSPREIGIGREFFGNGTIMNLYVDENDFEKANEILENKEAD, translated from the coding sequence ATGTGGAAATTATTAAAATCTCACATTAATGATTTTGAAGCGCAGATTATAAAACAATTATTAGAATCAGAGGGGGTTAATGTTTTAGTAAAATCTCCTAGAGAAATTGGAATAGGAAGAGAATTTTTTGGTAATGGAACTATTATGAATTTATATGTAGATGAAAATGATTTTGAAAAAGCAAATGAGATATTAGAAAATAAGGAGGCTGACTGA
- the gcvH gene encoding glycine cleavage system protein GcvH: protein MKMKKFTKTHEWVDVEGKIATIGITVHAAEELGDVTFVELPEEGKEIKKGEVLCAVESVKSASDVYSPVSGKVIEVNTELDASPEIINDDAEGKGWIVKIELSDESELDELLTEEEYKNSL from the coding sequence ATGAAAATGAAAAAATTTACAAAAACTCACGAATGGGTAGATGTAGAAGGTAAAATTGCTACAATAGGTATTACAGTGCATGCTGCAGAAGAATTAGGTGATGTAACTTTTGTTGAATTACCAGAAGAAGGCAAAGAGATAAAAAAAGGAGAAGTACTTTGCGCTGTAGAATCAGTTAAATCTGCTAGTGATGTTTACTCTCCTGTATCAGGAAAAGTTATTGAAGTAAATACAGAATTGGACGCATCTCCTGAAATAATTAACGATGATGCAGAAGGAAAAGGCTGGATAGTAAAAATAGAACTTTCAGATGAAAGTGAATTAGATGAATTATTAACAGAAGAAGAATATAAAAACTCATTATAA
- a CDS encoding carboxymuconolactone decarboxylase family protein, whose product MDLKEWRKKTAKTSGALVRMRQQSYSDGALPGKHKLLMALAISAIIKCEPCVKGYVKLAYENGVTEEELLETLDVVMTMGGCPGEEWSMIAYDYWKKINNDNESNTKINNDKEGCCD is encoded by the coding sequence ATGGATTTAAAAGAATGGAGAAAGAAAACAGCAAAAACTTCTGGTGCTTTAGTAAGAATGAGACAACAAAGTTACTCTGACGGTGCATTGCCAGGGAAACATAAACTTTTGATGGCTTTAGCTATATCAGCTATTATAAAATGTGAACCTTGTGTGAAAGGTTATGTTAAATTAGCTTATGAAAATGGCGTAACAGAAGAAGAACTGCTCGAAACACTTGATGTTGTAATGACAATGGGCGGATGTCCTGGTGAAGAGTGGTCTATGATTGCATATGATTATTGGAAAAAGATAAATAATGATAATGAGTCAAATACTAAAATTAATAATGACAAAGAAGGGTGTTGTGATTAG
- a CDS encoding AMP-binding protein yields the protein MNIYNDFMNKIKKDKDISNKTFIIDIENNTKLNYKRYTFLDAYNLASNIRNLICEFHGKRIAIILPNSFEFISAYIGTLISDNFLVSLSPEIFKEYGEILLENYKIDIILTTKEFVNLISCKYIKKLNDNFYLLKSNKKLENDNITKYGRILSFTSGTTGKMKGVIINENNIEYVSLQYKKIYKLSEKSKILGILPFWHNYGMFACVASSIYSLSTLVIMKEWDYKKALRAISKFGITVFPGAPYMYQSIVKNYKNEYNLDSLEICDCGGEMLPLEYLYRFKKITKKAITEGYGLTETTSLTHFNIFKNQKKAGCIGKPLENIECSLRHPETKKETKKNIGILWIKGPAVAKYYYYNNKIIPTCENGWFNTKDLAWRDEKDNYYIIGRYNDIKNLNIKPFPREIEEYIYKIEEVEKASVIVEYNEKKHNFTYLISVVLNKKFPKYKLENFIIEKFDNINIKSINILSKFKLTYTRKIKK from the coding sequence ATGAATATTTATAATGATTTTATGAATAAAATAAAAAAAGATAAAGATATATCAAATAAGACATTTATTATTGATATTGAAAATAATACAAAACTAAATTATAAAAGGTATACATTTTTAGATGCTTATAATCTCGCATCTAATATAAGAAATTTGATTTGCGAATTTCACGGCAAAAGAATTGCTATTATTCTTCCAAATAGCTTTGAATTTATTAGTGCATACATTGGAACTTTAATTAGTGATAATTTTCTTGTTAGTTTATCTCCTGAAATTTTCAAAGAATATGGAGAGATTTTACTGGAAAATTATAAAATTGATATAATATTAACTACAAAAGAATTTGTAAATTTAATATCTTGCAAATATATAAAAAAATTAAATGATAATTTTTATTTACTAAAATCAAATAAAAAATTAGAAAATGATAATATAACCAAGTATGGAAGAATATTATCATTTACAAGTGGAACAACAGGAAAAATGAAAGGAGTAATTATAAATGAAAATAATATAGAATACGTTTCTTTGCAATATAAAAAAATATATAAATTATCTGAAAAATCGAAAATCTTAGGGATTTTACCTTTTTGGCATAATTATGGGATGTTTGCTTGTGTTGCATCAAGTATTTATAGTTTGTCAACTTTAGTTATAATGAAAGAATGGGATTATAAAAAGGCTTTGAGAGCAATTTCTAAATTTGGAATAACTGTTTTTCCTGGTGCCCCATATATGTATCAAAGTATCGTAAAAAATTACAAAAATGAATATAATTTAGATTCTTTGGAAATATGTGATTGTGGGGGTGAAATGCTACCTTTAGAATATTTATATAGGTTCAAAAAAATTACAAAAAAAGCAATAACTGAGGGATATGGTTTAACTGAAACAACATCTTTAACTCATTTTAATATATTTAAAAATCAAAAAAAAGCTGGTTGTATAGGAAAACCTTTAGAAAATATTGAATGTTCTTTAAGGCATCCGGAAACAAAAAAAGAAACTAAAAAAAATATTGGTATTTTATGGATAAAAGGACCAGCAGTAGCAAAATATTATTATTACAACAATAAAATTATTCCTACATGTGAAAATGGATGGTTTAATACCAAGGATCTTGCATGGCGAGATGAAAAAGATAATTATTATATAATAGGTCGTTATAACGATATAAAAAATTTAAATATTAAACCCTTTCCTAGAGAAATCGAAGAATATATTTATAAAATAGAAGAAGTAGAAAAAGCAAGTGTGATTGTCGAATATAATGAAAAAAAACATAATTTTACATATTTAATATCAGTAGTATTAAATAAAAAATTTCCCAAATACAAATTAGAAAATTTTATTATAGAAAAATTTGATAATATAAATATAAAATCCATAAATATATTAAGTAAATTTAAACTTACTTATACAAGAAAAATAAAAAAATAA